Genomic window (Acinonyx jubatus isolate Ajub_Pintada_27869175 chromosome B1, VMU_Ajub_asm_v1.0, whole genome shotgun sequence):
AGCAAaaggagaggtgaggagaggcAGCAGAAACTGGGGGAGTCACAAAAGCAGCTCTTGCAGGTGCCTCGGGCAGTCGGAGAAGGGTCAGTGCCACCGTGTGGCTGCCAGCGTCGGGGAGAGCATCAGCGGCCACCGGACTGCAGAGCCACAGGCAGTGATGCTGTCCTAGCTGAGTTCTTGCCCCTGGGCAAGTAAGGGTGATTGGTCCAGAAGACTTTGGGGCCGCTGTTGGAGTGGCCTGGGACCCATTCCCTGGTGGGGTGCAAGTTCAGGAGCTGAGCCAGGATATTCTGAGTCCTGATAGGCAGTGCCTGTCCACACCAGAAACTAATCGGTACCCACAGAGTTGGAGCAAATACTCGGACGATGGCACTGGCACTGTTAGAGGACTGGTGCAGGATAATGAGCGTGGATGATCAGAAATCGCTGATGGTTCTGGGGATACCAGTGGACTGTGATGAGGCTGAGATTCAAGGGGTTCTCCAGGAGACTTTAAAGTCTCTGGGCAGGTATAGGCTGCTCGGCAAAATATTCAGGAAGCAGGACAATGCCAATGCTGTCTTACTAGAGCTTACGGAGGATACTGATGTCTCGGTGATCCCCAGTGAGGTTCAGGGAAAGGGGGGTGTCTGGAAAGTGATCTTTAAGACCCCTAACCAGGACACTGAATTTCTGGAACGACTGAACCTCTTTCTGGAAAAAGAGGGGCAGACAGTCTCCGGTATGTTCCGAGCCCTCGGGCACGAGGGGTTGTCTCCAGCCACGGTGCCCTGCGTGTCCCCAGAGTTACTGGCTCACGTGTTGGGACAGGCGATAGCTCATGCCCCTCAGCCCCTGCTACCCATGAGATACCGGAAGCTGAGAGTATTCTCGGGGAGCGCCGTGCCCGCCCCAGAGGAAGAGCCCTTTGAAATCTGGTTGGAACAGGCCACTGAGATCGTCAAAGAGTGGCCGGTagcagaggcagaaaagaaaaggtggTTGATGGAAAGCCTGCGTGGCCCTGCCCTGGACCTCATGCATATAGTGCAGGCAGACAATGCAGCCATAAGCGTGGAAGAGTGTTTGGAGGCGTTTAAGCAAGTGTTTGGAAGCCTGGAGAGCCGCAGGACCTCCCAGGTGAAATACCTGAAGACGTatcaggaggagggggaaaaggtCTCCGCCTACGTGTTGCGGCTAGAAACCCTGCTCCGGCGCGCCGTGGAGAAACGCGCCATCCCCAGGAATATCGCAGATCAGGTCCGCCTGGAGCAGGTCATGGCCGGGGCCAGCCTCAGCGAAGTCCTTTGGTGCAGGCTGAGAGAACTGAAAGATCAAGGGCCGCCTCCCAGCTTCCTGGAGTTAATAAAGGTAATccgggaggaagaggaggaagaggcctcTTTTGAAAACGAGAATATTGAAGAGCCAGATGAAGGGGATGGCTATGGCCCCTGGGATAACGAGGCAGAGGACTAAAAACCATCTCAGGGCGGGACCCACAGCCAGTGCGCCCCGGGGAGGTTTGCTGTACCCCGCTGAGACCACGTGGCTATTTTTGTCCGAGGCCTGGGCGCCAGGTCTTGATTCttctttctaagaaaaaataCCAGAGAGTTTCTTGGGCCCTACGTAGATTATTAATAAAGGACGAAGTTCCAAGTAAGGAATAGGAAGCCTGAAGGAACCCGCGACATTTCCCGTTTCCCAAATAGACCAAAGTCGTGCACCCATACAGCGGAAGAAAGAAGTGATGCAGGAAAAGAACACCTTTTGTAATCTGTTTAACCTCTAACCCCTTTGACTCCTCGGCTATGTTCTTTCCTCAAATCAGCACATCCCCTCTGAGTAGCCAGCGGTGTGAGGCACTCTTCACGGAGGTGAGAATCGTAACCCCACAAGCCTGGGCCATGCTCTCGGAGCGAGCTCACCGGCTCACCGAGGACATGGCCTCGGCATGTGAGACGCTAGATAATCCCGGGTGTCAGTCACGACACCTGTGGAAGTGCCACTACCAAATGAATACGGCCACCCCCACTGctatgtgtctttctttcttcgcTCGGGAAGCACTCCTCCACTTCTCTGCTGCGTGTCGGATGGCCgattccaggcactgtgttaggcccTCGAGACACAGACGACTCAGCCCAATCCCTGCCTTCAAGAGAGAGAGCTATGGTGTGAGAGAAGCACCTTCGAGAAAGGGCAAACGCTACAGGAAGGCTGCCTGCGAGGGAGGGTGTGCAGGCCGCATTTGGATTCAGCGAGCAGACCATTCTGGTTAGAAAAGATTTTTAGGGGCGaccaaagggaaagaagagaggaaaggagcctgtatttattgagggtctactatgtgccagctgGTTTACACACATCTCATTTAACGTGCCCGGGAACCCCAATACGGTATAATTTTGCtctttctgaaagagaaagaaaatgaagctcagaTGAGTCGAGTGGGGTTCTCGGGATCGAAACGCTAAGCAGTGGCAGAGCCGAGCCACAAGTCTGGAACTCTCTGCCTCTTGCTAACCCTCTGTCCGCTGTGATGGTGGCTTTCAAATTGTGCTCTACGGTTCTGCAGAGATTTTTCAGCCTGTCCACCTTTAACATGTACTTTAAACTCTCCCGAGCTCTACTAGAAAACAGGTAGACTCAAGTGTGTTGATACCCAAATGTTCACAcactggcacccagccacag
Coding sequences:
- the PNMA2 gene encoding paraneoplastic antigen Ma2; translation: MALALLEDWCRIMSVDDQKSLMVLGIPVDCDEAEIQGVLQETLKSLGRYRLLGKIFRKQDNANAVLLELTEDTDVSVIPSEVQGKGGVWKVIFKTPNQDTEFLERLNLFLEKEGQTVSGMFRALGHEGLSPATVPCVSPELLAHVLGQAIAHAPQPLLPMRYRKLRVFSGSAVPAPEEEPFEIWLEQATEIVKEWPVAEAEKKRWLMESLRGPALDLMHIVQADNAAISVEECLEAFKQVFGSLESRRTSQVKYLKTYQEEGEKVSAYVLRLETLLRRAVEKRAIPRNIADQVRLEQVMAGASLSEVLWCRLRELKDQGPPPSFLELIKVIREEEEEEASFENENIEEPDEGDGYGPWDNEAED